The Haloarcula laminariae genome includes a window with the following:
- a CDS encoding argonaute/piwi family protein, which translates to MNEFTAEVLDEPGLMFANGEEAIDPRVGLMEYGPRTPSGKSEHQVINIGYIGSGRSLGAIEKLFKDMELAITADEDKSKRWKPPFPGLGERSSLNFTFNTQKRWRQTITRGEIRDLNQIRSRKDRLEEAVEIIKINLEVLYAKETPPDVVFIAIPEAMWDACTPSHQDHARMQSETSDFHNRIKLLGMEVGVPTQLMQPKTLRGEDVQDKSEIAWNIAVGTLYKAQRGHPWKLTELEDGTCFAGISFYKERGGDQSRTRTAMAQVFLETGENFILRGDPVEGEKHGPGNNHLAEDDAEQLVKKILRHYRSHKKTEPRRLVLHKRSEFWEEEREGFIKGAGNIELMDFVTVRERHPVRALSSGIYPALRGTMVSAPNNEEHYLYTKGYIPALSTYPASNIPEPIVVKPDPEVSDSSPQKLCREMLAFTKLDWNTSDFCTKLPVTIGISDAVGNILAEAEAQNTSLDIHYYHYM; encoded by the coding sequence ATGAACGAGTTCACAGCCGAAGTCCTTGACGAACCAGGCTTGATGTTTGCCAACGGCGAGGAAGCCATCGACCCCCGAGTCGGGCTAATGGAGTACGGCCCGAGAACACCGTCCGGCAAATCCGAACACCAGGTCATCAACATCGGATACATCGGATCTGGACGGTCTCTCGGCGCAATCGAGAAACTGTTCAAGGACATGGAGCTGGCGATCACCGCCGACGAAGACAAGTCGAAGCGGTGGAAACCACCGTTCCCTGGCCTCGGCGAGCGATCGTCGCTGAACTTTACGTTCAATACGCAGAAGCGGTGGCGGCAGACGATTACTCGAGGCGAGATCCGGGACCTGAACCAAATCCGCAGCCGGAAAGACCGGTTGGAAGAAGCGGTCGAGATCATCAAGATCAACCTCGAAGTCCTGTACGCTAAGGAGACGCCGCCTGACGTCGTGTTCATCGCGATTCCCGAAGCAATGTGGGACGCATGCACTCCATCCCACCAGGACCATGCCCGGATGCAGTCAGAGACCAGCGACTTCCATAACCGAATCAAGTTGCTGGGGATGGAAGTCGGGGTGCCGACCCAACTGATGCAGCCGAAGACCCTCCGCGGTGAGGACGTCCAAGATAAATCTGAGATTGCATGGAACATCGCGGTTGGAACACTGTACAAGGCGCAGCGAGGGCATCCCTGGAAACTAACAGAGCTGGAGGACGGGACGTGCTTCGCCGGGATATCCTTCTACAAAGAGCGAGGCGGAGACCAGTCCCGGACACGGACAGCTATGGCTCAAGTCTTCCTGGAGACCGGGGAGAACTTCATCCTTCGAGGTGACCCCGTCGAAGGAGAAAAACACGGCCCAGGGAACAACCATCTCGCGGAAGACGATGCCGAGCAACTGGTCAAGAAGATTCTCAGGCACTACCGCAGTCACAAGAAGACTGAGCCGCGACGACTGGTGCTTCACAAGCGGTCGGAGTTCTGGGAAGAGGAGCGAGAGGGCTTCATCAAAGGTGCTGGGAACATCGAGTTGATGGACTTCGTCACGGTCCGAGAGCGGCACCCAGTCCGGGCTTTGAGTTCCGGGATTTATCCAGCGCTTCGAGGCACAATGGTCTCCGCACCGAACAACGAGGAGCACTACCTGTACACGAAGGGATACATCCCGGCGTTGTCGACGTATCCAGCATCGAACATCCCTGAGCCGATCGTGGTCAAGCCGGATCCGGAGGTCAGTGATTCATCGCCACAGAAGCTGTGCCGAGAAATGCTGGCGTTCACGAAACTGGACTGGAACACTTCGGATTTCTGCACGAAGCTTCCGGTTACAATCGGAATTTCAGATGCCGTTGGGAACATCTTAGCTGAGGCCGAAGCTCAAAACACCAGTCTGGACATCCATTACTACCATTACATGTAG
- a CDS encoding DNA-binding protein — protein MSSKNVFGNEVSVDEQAFEKHDDVEVDEDGFEVVDETPEFRATVDMEVQAKVDSNHPDARIEAGPDHLFGKTLEQEERIEAREAELEHISAQAELSQQEGRAKRTREVVVEQCGRDEPEPVERTDPREKLTQEELAAVNKQAMRINDEVQGGWSRAVVAKQLAEKVQRGEDVTKAVLETLEEQKAVPGAIVPIADVPDVPVGEVTVQGEITELWTPSDNSIQQVGLIEDESGRTKFTVWEKSGKTVVREGQTVRFRAVKKNWYQGRCSLAITGWSRIEFPERGRWWEE, from the coding sequence ATGTCGAGTAAGAACGTCTTCGGTAATGAGGTTTCGGTCGATGAACAGGCTTTCGAGAAACACGATGACGTTGAGGTCGACGAGGACGGATTCGAAGTCGTCGACGAGACCCCGGAGTTCCGGGCGACAGTCGACATGGAAGTGCAGGCGAAGGTCGATTCCAACCACCCGGACGCGCGGATCGAGGCAGGCCCGGATCACCTGTTCGGGAAGACCCTCGAACAGGAAGAGCGCATCGAGGCACGGGAGGCCGAGCTGGAGCACATCAGTGCCCAAGCGGAACTCAGTCAGCAGGAGGGACGCGCAAAGCGGACGCGAGAGGTCGTCGTCGAGCAGTGTGGCCGAGACGAGCCCGAACCGGTGGAGCGTACGGACCCCCGAGAGAAGCTGACGCAGGAGGAACTCGCGGCGGTGAACAAGCAGGCGATGCGGATCAACGACGAAGTGCAGGGCGGCTGGTCGAGAGCAGTCGTCGCGAAGCAGCTGGCCGAGAAGGTGCAGCGCGGAGAGGACGTGACCAAGGCGGTGCTGGAGACGTTGGAGGAGCAGAAGGCGGTCCCCGGTGCAATCGTGCCCATCGCGGATGTGCCGGACGTGCCCGTCGGTGAGGTGACGGTCCAGGGTGAAATCACCGAGCTCTGGACTCCAAGTGACAACTCGATTCAACAAGTCGGGCTCATCGAGGACGAGAGCGGCCGCACGAAATTCACGGTCTGGGAGAAGAGTGGGAAAACGGTGGTTCGAGAGGGGCAGACGGTCAGATTCAGAGCGGTCAAGAAGAACTGGTACCAGGGCCGGTGCAGTCTCGCCATCACGGGCTGGAGCAGGATCGAGTTCCCGGAGCGCGGTCGGTGGTGGGAAGAATAG
- a CDS encoding winged helix-turn-helix domain-containing protein, which translates to MTLRSLLVDLVSTNDRKEVPDEQILNVLRENDRIAMGTQDIADAVDMSRQGVENRLDELELENRVQSQKIGNVLVWDLHPDERRDVVPPEIDRLVHAFDQIRDQFAMTRRLGMYILLTGFAIIFTSLSTALAATPVDPFAEMLLVWGYGIAAGGGAAWVVGGGTQFATIVTEHVVYWRLTGNSLRTWGETDGAASSHRGQVDIRVVGGLFVLLFIGGALIGAASDIQAGLAASPAFSWLEATLVAGLLLLALVAMILGIE; encoded by the coding sequence ATGACACTACGCTCACTTCTCGTCGACCTCGTCTCGACGAATGACCGGAAGGAGGTTCCAGATGAGCAGATCCTGAACGTCCTCCGTGAGAACGACCGTATCGCGATGGGAACGCAAGATATCGCCGATGCAGTCGATATGTCTCGACAGGGCGTCGAGAATCGATTAGACGAGCTCGAACTCGAGAATCGAGTCCAGTCACAGAAAATCGGCAATGTTCTCGTGTGGGATCTGCATCCGGATGAACGGCGAGATGTTGTGCCGCCCGAGATCGACCGCCTTGTTCACGCTTTCGACCAAATCCGGGACCAGTTTGCGATGACGCGCCGATTGGGAATGTACATCCTCCTCACCGGATTCGCCATCATCTTCACGAGCTTGAGCACAGCACTCGCTGCAACACCGGTCGACCCGTTCGCAGAGATGCTCCTCGTGTGGGGATACGGAATCGCAGCAGGTGGGGGTGCAGCGTGGGTCGTTGGTGGTGGAACGCAATTTGCCACGATTGTTACTGAACACGTCGTCTATTGGCGACTGACGGGGAACTCGCTCCGCACATGGGGAGAGACAGATGGGGCAGCATCCAGCCACCGCGGACAGGTTGACATCCGGGTGGTAGGAGGGCTGTTCGTACTCCTTTTCATCGGGGGCGCACTCATCGGTGCAGCGAGTGATATTCAAGCGGGATTAGCGGCCTCTCCCGCGTTTTCGTGGCTCGAAGCGACGCTCGTCGCTGGACTGTTACTGCTGGCGTTGGTTGCGATGATTCTGGGAATCGAATAG